One segment of Triticum aestivum cultivar Chinese Spring chromosome 2A, IWGSC CS RefSeq v2.1, whole genome shotgun sequence DNA contains the following:
- the LOC123190108 gene encoding AT-hook motif nuclear-localized protein 10: MRPPPAAMTASSSEKKAAAKRRGGPPRPRGRKSQLALLGGCSPGNAFAPHILLINRGEDITSKIMLLSELHSKSICILSANGPLSAITLRLSSHSGGLDNAVYQGQFEIISLKGSYLLSDDGGSGNSNGGLSIMVSTPCGSLFGGSVGGPLIAADPVQVIAGSFNYTVTEEKKEPKTSDSQLNELKVPWELDAMPYEPFSPLPLFGWSRIEDVKLDRHDFDLTNG, encoded by the exons ATGCGACCGCCGCCCGCGGCGATGACGGCCTCCTCGTCGGAGAAGAAGGCGGCGGCGAAGCGGAGGGGCGGACCACCGAGGCCCCGAGGGAGGAAGTCGCAGCTCGCGCTTCTCG GGGGGTGCTCACCTGGAAATGCATTTGCTCCACATATACTGCTTATCAATCGGGGAGAG GATATTACCTCCAAGATTATGCTGTTATCAGAGCTGCATTCCAAATCCATCTGTATTCTATCAGCCAATGGCCCATTATCAGCTATAACCCTCCGTCTATCTTCACATTCAGGTGGCCTTGACAATGCAGTTTACCAG GGTCAGTTTGAGATAATTTCACTAAAAGGCTCTTATCTGCTGTCTGATGATGGTGGCTCAGGAAACAGCAATGGGGGTTTAAGCATTATGGTTTCTACTCCTTGTGGCAGCTTGTTTGGAGGTAGCGTTGGAGGGCCGCTGATCGCTGCAGACCCTGTGCAG GTAATTGCTGGAAGCTTCAATTACACGGTGACAGAGGAAAAGAAGGAGCCAAAGACCAGTGACAGCCAACTTAATGAGCTGAAAGTACCTTGGGAGCTGGATGCAATGCCTTATGAACCATTTTCACCTTTGCCTCTGTTTGGGTGGTCCAGGATTGAAGATGTCAAACTTGACCGCCATGACTTTGACCTGACCAATGGTTAG
- the LOC542920 gene encoding probable phospholipid hydroperoxide glutathione peroxidase, which produces MAAASSATSVHDFTVKDSSGKDVDLSVYKGKVLLIVNVASQCGLTNSNYTELSQLYPKYKDQGFEILAFPCNQFGGQEPGTNDEIVQFACTRFKAEYPIFDKVDVNGNNVSPLYKFLKSSKGGLFGDSIKWNFSKFLVDKEGHVVDRYAPTTSPLSIEKDIKKLLGSS; this is translated from the exons ATGGC CGCCGCGTCCTCCGCCACCTCCGTCCACGACTTCACCGTCAAG GATTCAAGCGGCAAGGACGTCGACCTCAGCGTCTATAAGGGGAAGGTTCTTCTCATTGTTAACGTCGCATCCCAGTG TGGCCTAACTAACTCCAACTACACCGAGCTGAGCCAGCTGTACCCAAAGTACAAGGACCAAG GCTTTGAGATCTTGGCTTTCCCATGCAATCAGTTTGGTGGGCAGGAGCCTGGCACCAATGATGAGATAGTTCAGTTTGCCTGCACTCGCTTCAAGGCTGAGTACCCCATTTTTGACAAG GTTGATGTCAACGGCAACAATGTTTCTCCCCTATACAAGTTCCTGAAGTCTAGCAAAGGTGGCCTTTTCGGCGACAGCATCAAGTGGAACTTCTCCAAGTTCTTGGTTGACAAGGAGGGTCACGTTGTGGACCGCTATGCCCCGACCACTTCCCCCCTGAGCATTGAG aaggatatcaagaagctgcTTGGGAGCTCTTAG
- the LOC123191823 gene encoding copper-transporting ATPase HMA5-like yields MAAATRSLFLTCFHSSGSDESGHLTLRPRYPSMPRQPRAAAVAGEGGGGEGGSAVVDLEAAEEEEEKVAVFAVSGMTCAACAGSVEKAVKRLPGIHEAAVDVLGGRVQVAFYTALVSVSIGYSDYVPALPLPAGICLLCLHLFACFLVGCFQMIRSIGSSRHII; encoded by the coding sequence ATGGCGGCGGCCACTCGGTCCCTCTTCCTGACATGCTTCCACAGCAGCGGCTCCGATGAGAGCGGCCACCTCACGCTGCGGCCGCGGTACCCGTCCATGCCGCGGCAACCGAGGGCGGCCGCGGTCGCCGGCGAGGGCGGTGGAGGAGAAGGCGGGTCAGCCGTGGTCGATctggaggcagcggaggaggaagaggagaaggtggCGGTGTTCGCGGTGTCCGGGATGACGTGCGCCGCGTGCGCCGGCTCGGTTGAGAAGGCCGTCAAGCGGCTCCCCGGCATCCATGAGGCCGCCGTCGACGTCCTCGGCGGCCGCGTGCAGGTCGCCTTCTACACGGCACTCGTCTCGGTGAGCATCGGATACTCTGATTATGTTCCTGCGCTTCCGCTGCCCGCTGGCATCTGTTTGTTGTGCCTGCACCTTTTCGCGTGTTTTCTCGTGGGCTGTTTCCAAATGATCAGATCGATTGGTTCGAGTAGGCATATAATTTGA